Below is a genomic region from Myxococcus fulvus.
CGTGCTCTCCCGCACCCAGATGGACCGGCTGGTGCGTCAGCTCACCGTGCTTCACAAGGCCACGGTGCGCGCGGCGCCTCAGCTCACGGGTTGAACCCTTGAATCAGGTCCGCTCGATGCGCGCCAGCAGCCGGCGCAGGTCCTCGTTGACGCTCGCGTACTGCGTGACGCCCTGCTCAGCCTGGAGCTGCTTGCGCAGGTCCGGCAGCGACGTCTCGCGGACCTTCTTCGCCGCGTCTTGCGAGCCGTCCACCAGCCACCCCATGGCGAGGATGAGCGCCAGGCGCACCTCGGTGTCGCGCTCGGACAGTTTCGCCGCGAGCGCCGGCGCGTGCTCCGCCGAGCCCGAGCGCCCCACCTCCAGCGCGGCGCGCTCCAGCATCGGCTTGGTCGCCTTGTCCATGCGCTGCACCCAGCAGCCCGCGTTGCCCGTGCACGCCTGCCCCGCCTCCAGCAGCGCCGCGTGCGCGGTGATCTCCTCCGCGCGCTTCTTGCCCAGCCCCGCCGCGTCCTCGCAGCCTTCCTCCTGCGTGGCCTTGCAGTCCGCCGCGGTGCGCGCCGGCTCACCGGTGGCCAGCTTCTGCAGGAGGGGCTGCTCGCGCGCGTCACCCAGCATCGCCAGCCCCTTCACCGCCACCTCGCGCGCGTACCAGTCGCCGGTGCCCGCGGCCTTCTCCAGCGCGGGCAGCGCGTCGCGGCCGCCCAGGCGCACCAGCGCCTTCACGTACGCGTCGCGCACCGTGGGGTCCGTCTCCAGCACCAGCGTCGTCAGCGGCTTGACCGCCTCGGTCGCGCGCAGGCGGCCCAGCGCATCCGCCGCCTGCATCCGCACCAGCGACTGGATCTGCACATCCGAGTGCGAGAACGACAGCAGCTTGAGCAGCGGCTCCACCGCGCGCTTCTCGCGCAAGTCTCCGAGCACCGTCGCCGCCTTCATCGGATAGCTGGCCGGGTTGACGCCGTTCGTCTTCGCCCACGCGAGCAGCTCCGCGTCACGCCCCTCCAGCGCGGGCAGCAGCGCGTCCGCCGCGGGCTGGCCCAACTGGAACAGCGCGAAGCTGCTCTCCACGTAGAAGGACTTGCCCTTGCGCTCCTTGGTCAGCATCCGGATGAGCGCCGGCGCCGCGCGGCCGTCACCGATGTGCCCCAGCGCCTCGATGGCCTTCTTGTTGAGGAACGGCTCCACGCCCTCGTCCGTCGCCAGGACGAT
It encodes:
- a CDS encoding HEAT repeat domain-containing protein; the protein is MSRPLAAWCVAAVLCFVACKSDPNTPDYWAGTLQQTRRAEDRVRLIEAMRTKTKVNESFLPMLHEALSQERKPEVKAALARAIGDVHHASSVEALSAAIDPAAGDMSSQLANKAMVTALGAIGDVRAVPALVPLLRAKDTYARIEAIQVLGSMKAKEAVEPLIVLATDEGVEPFLNKKAIEALGHIGDGRAAPALIRMLTKERKGKSFYVESSFALFQLGQPAADALLPALEGRDAELLAWAKTNGVNPASYPMKAATVLGDLREKRAVEPLLKLLSFSHSDVQIQSLVRMQAADALGRLRATEAVKPLTTLVLETDPTVRDAYVKALVRLGGRDALPALEKAAGTGDWYAREVAVKGLAMLGDAREQPLLQKLATGEPARTAADCKATQEEGCEDAAGLGKKRAEEITAHAALLEAGQACTGNAGCWVQRMDKATKPMLERAALEVGRSGSAEHAPALAAKLSERDTEVRLALILAMGWLVDGSQDAAKKVRETSLPDLRKQLQAEQGVTQYASVNEDLRRLLARIERT